A region from the Azospirillum thermophilum genome encodes:
- a CDS encoding rhodanese-like domain-containing protein produces MAVPFEIEVEELDRRLKAGETPFLLDVREPWERDICAIGGSVLMPLATLPERVSELPADRDIIVVCHHGGRSAQATMWLRMRGFDRVTNLGGGVDAWARQIDPNMKVY; encoded by the coding sequence ATGGCCGTTCCGTTCGAGATCGAGGTGGAGGAGCTGGACCGGCGCCTGAAGGCCGGCGAGACCCCCTTCCTCCTCGACGTGCGCGAGCCGTGGGAACGGGACATCTGCGCGATCGGGGGGAGCGTCCTGATGCCTCTGGCGACCCTGCCGGAGCGGGTGTCCGAGCTTCCCGCCGACCGTGACATCATCGTCGTGTGCCACCATGGCGGCCGCAGCGCGCAAGCGACCATGTGGCTGCGGATGCGTGGCTTCGATCGCGTCACCAATCTGGGCGGTGGCGTCGATGCGTGGGCAAGGCAAATCGACCCGAACATGAAGGTCTACTGA
- a CDS encoding S1C family serine protease: protein MAGVVGNRVTPARALLLLLAMLALPAAPALAQAPRDPAAQSLDPQRLVQAVVSITAAILPDAQSARTLGTEREGTGVVIDGSGLIVTVGYTVMEAFQIQVTTAEGKSYPAEFVAYDIVSGLGLLRAGPGFSAPALRIGESRPVGEGDSLLVISGGQRWTARPVRVVSRREFAGYWEYLLADAIFTVPPLPAFNGAALIDGKGRLVGIGSLIVSSAVEGRGMPGNMFIPTSALMPVLSDLLAYGKRQEPPRPWLGVTLREERGLLLVERVTPDSPAETAGLRPGDFIVGVGGQRFSGLADFYRKLWSLGPAGVAVPLELMRGARLQPVTVPSADRMRFLKLNPTF from the coding sequence ATGGCAGGCGTCGTCGGCAATCGTGTCACCCCTGCGCGGGCGCTGCTGCTTCTCCTGGCGATGCTCGCCCTGCCGGCCGCGCCGGCCCTCGCCCAGGCGCCGCGCGATCCCGCGGCGCAGAGCCTCGATCCGCAGCGGCTGGTCCAGGCGGTGGTGAGCATAACGGCCGCCATCCTGCCCGATGCGCAGAGCGCCCGGACGCTGGGGACGGAGCGCGAGGGCACCGGCGTGGTGATCGACGGCTCCGGCCTGATCGTCACCGTCGGCTACACGGTCATGGAGGCCTTCCAGATCCAGGTGACGACCGCCGAGGGCAAATCCTACCCGGCGGAGTTCGTCGCCTACGACATCGTCAGCGGCCTCGGCCTCCTGCGGGCCGGACCGGGCTTCAGCGCGCCGGCGCTGCGGATCGGGGAGTCGCGGCCGGTCGGCGAGGGCGACTCCCTGCTGGTCATCAGCGGCGGCCAGCGCTGGACGGCGCGGCCGGTGCGGGTGGTGAGCCGCCGCGAGTTCGCCGGCTATTGGGAGTATCTGCTGGCCGACGCCATCTTCACCGTTCCGCCGCTGCCGGCCTTCAACGGGGCGGCGCTGATCGACGGCAAGGGGAGGCTGGTCGGCATCGGCTCGCTGATCGTGTCGAGCGCCGTCGAGGGGCGCGGGATGCCCGGCAACATGTTCATCCCGACATCCGCCCTGATGCCCGTGCTGTCCGATCTGCTGGCCTACGGCAAGCGGCAGGAGCCGCCGCGCCCCTGGCTGGGCGTCACGCTGCGGGAGGAGCGCGGGCTGCTGCTGGTCGAGCGGGTGACGCCGGACAGCCCGGCCGAGACCGCGGGCCTGCGCCCCGGCGATTTCATCGTCGGGGTCGGCGGCCAGCGTTTCAGCGGGCTGGCGGACTTCTACCGCAAGCTCTGGAGCCTCGGTCCGGCCGGCGTCGCGGTGCCGCTGGAGCTGATGCGCGGAGCGCGGCTGCAGCCCGTCACCGTGCCCTCGGCCGACCGGATGCGCTTCCTGAAGCTGAACCCGACCTTCTGA
- a CDS encoding cysteine synthase A codes for MDIRNGFIGAIGNTPLIRLEGPSKATGCDILGKAEFLNPGGSVKDRAAFAIVRDAEARGLLRPGGTIVEGTAGNTGIGLALVGNALGYRTVIVMPETQSQEKKDMLRLVGADLRLVPAVPYSNPDNYVRYSGRLAEELAKTEPNGAVWANQFDNVANREGHRLTTGPEIWEQTGGRVDAFTCAVGSGGTLAGVGLALKERNPDIRIALADPMGAALYSYYTTGELKSEGSSITEGIGQGRITANLEGAPVDLAYRIADEEALPIIFDLIKTQGLVLGGSSGINVAAAIRLARELGPGHTIVTILCDGGQRYQSKLFNPAFLREKTLPVPDWL; via the coding sequence GTGGACATTCGCAACGGCTTTATCGGCGCCATCGGCAACACGCCGCTGATCCGGCTGGAGGGGCCGTCGAAAGCGACGGGCTGCGACATCCTGGGCAAGGCGGAGTTCCTCAATCCCGGCGGATCGGTGAAGGACCGCGCGGCGTTCGCCATCGTCCGCGACGCCGAGGCGCGCGGGCTGCTGCGCCCCGGCGGGACCATCGTCGAGGGCACCGCGGGCAACACCGGCATCGGGCTGGCGCTGGTCGGCAATGCGCTCGGCTACCGCACCGTGATCGTGATGCCGGAGACGCAGAGCCAGGAGAAGAAGGACATGCTGCGGCTGGTCGGCGCCGACCTGCGGCTGGTGCCGGCGGTTCCCTATTCCAACCCGGACAACTATGTCCGCTATTCCGGCCGCCTCGCCGAGGAGCTGGCGAAGACCGAGCCGAACGGGGCCGTCTGGGCCAACCAGTTCGACAACGTCGCCAACCGCGAGGGCCACCGCCTGACCACCGGCCCGGAAATCTGGGAGCAGACCGGCGGCCGGGTCGACGCCTTCACCTGTGCCGTCGGCAGCGGCGGCACGCTGGCCGGCGTCGGGCTGGCGCTGAAGGAGCGCAACCCGGACATCCGCATCGCGCTGGCCGACCCGATGGGCGCCGCCCTCTACAGCTACTACACGACGGGCGAGCTGAAGTCGGAGGGAAGCTCCATCACCGAGGGAATCGGGCAGGGCCGGATCACCGCGAATCTGGAGGGGGCGCCGGTCGACCTCGCCTACCGGATTGCGGACGAGGAGGCGCTGCCGATCATCTTCGACCTGATCAAGACCCAGGGGCTGGTGCTCGGCGGCTCCTCCGGAATCAACGTCGCGGCGGCGATCCGGCTGGCGCGCGAACTCGGCCCCGGCCACACCATCGTGACCATCCTGTGCGACGGGGGGCAGCGTTACCAATCGAAGCTCTTCAATCCGGCCTTCCTCCGTGAGAAGACTCTACCGGTGCCCGACTGGCTCTGA
- a CDS encoding protein-L-isoaspartate O-methyltransferase family protein → MTDYAAARFHMVEGQIRPNKVTDHRLVEAMSELPREQFVPESVRGIAYVDDDLPIGKGRFVMEPMVFARMLQEAGVGETETVLDVGCAGGYSTAVLARLGASVVGLDSDPDLVARASAALSATGIANAAVVAGDMTGGHAAKAPYDVIVVEGTVAHIPDALLDQLAEGGRLVAPVLNDNGVGSVRLYQRIGGVVSHRILFEAHPRTLPGFEPKPAFVF, encoded by the coding sequence ATGACCGATTACGCCGCCGCCCGTTTCCACATGGTCGAAGGCCAGATCCGCCCGAACAAGGTGACCGATCATCGCCTCGTCGAGGCGATGTCCGAGCTCCCGCGCGAGCAGTTCGTGCCGGAATCGGTCCGCGGCATCGCCTATGTCGACGACGACCTGCCGATCGGGAAGGGCCGCTTCGTGATGGAGCCGATGGTCTTCGCCCGCATGCTGCAGGAAGCGGGCGTCGGCGAAACGGAGACGGTGCTGGATGTCGGCTGCGCCGGCGGCTATTCGACCGCCGTCCTGGCCCGGCTCGGCGCCAGCGTGGTCGGCCTCGATTCCGACCCGGATCTGGTCGCCCGGGCCTCCGCGGCGCTGTCGGCCACCGGCATCGCCAACGCGGCCGTCGTCGCCGGCGACATGACCGGCGGCCACGCGGCCAAGGCGCCCTACGACGTCATCGTCGTCGAGGGCACCGTCGCCCACATCCCCGACGCGCTGCTCGACCAACTCGCCGAGGGCGGCCGTCTGGTCGCCCCCGTGCTGAACGACAACGGCGTCGGTTCGGTCCGGCTCTATCAGCGAATCGGCGGGGTGGTTTCGCACCGCATTCTGTTCGAGGCGCACCCCCGGACCCTCCCGGGATTCGAGCCGAAGCCCGCCTTCGTGTTCTGA
- a CDS encoding NUDIX domain-containing protein: protein MDHSDIEILEKKTAYKGFLRIDVYRLRHRKFDGTWTDVLPPREVCDRGPAVAVLLYDPDRDALAMIEQFRIGAAAAGGPAWMTEIVAGMVDEGETPEAVARRESQEEAGCTVREIEKICDYYVSPGAFTELVTVFCGRIDSTQVGTSGGLADEHEDIRIMVIPAEEGIRMLDENRLVNSVSIIAMGWFARHRDALRRRWAGI from the coding sequence ATGGATCATTCCGACATCGAGATTCTGGAGAAGAAGACCGCCTACAAGGGCTTCCTCCGGATCGACGTCTACCGCCTGCGCCACAGGAAGTTCGACGGTACCTGGACCGACGTGCTGCCGCCGCGCGAGGTGTGCGACCGCGGCCCGGCGGTGGCCGTGCTGCTCTACGATCCCGATCGCGATGCGCTGGCGATGATCGAACAGTTCCGCATCGGCGCCGCCGCCGCCGGCGGACCGGCCTGGATGACCGAGATCGTCGCCGGCATGGTGGACGAGGGCGAGACGCCCGAGGCGGTGGCACGGCGCGAATCGCAGGAGGAAGCCGGCTGCACCGTCCGCGAGATCGAGAAGATCTGCGACTATTACGTCAGCCCCGGCGCCTTCACCGAACTGGTGACCGTCTTCTGCGGCCGGATCGATTCGACGCAGGTCGGCACCTCCGGCGGCCTTGCCGACGAGCATGAGGACATCCGCATCATGGTCATCCCGGCCGAGGAGGGAATCCGCATGCTGGACGAGAACCGGCTGGTCAACTCCGTCAGCATCATCGCCATGGGCTGGTTCGCCCGGCACCGCGACGCGCTGCGCCGGCGCTGGGCGGGGATTTAA
- a CDS encoding alanyl-tRNA editing protein, with product MTPIFREDAYATRCSATVTAVDDRGIRLDRTVFYPAGGGQPGDTGVLRLAGGEIRIVDTVKGDGGPDDVIHVPEAGAALPAPGDPVEGEIDWERRHRHMRMHTAMHLLCAVVPGSVTGGQIGADKSRLDFNVPAESLDKDAIAEKLNALIAADTPVSTQWITDEEMAAKPDLVRTMSVKPPTGSGRVRLLNVEGVDLQPCGGTHVRRTGEIGRVEVVKIENKGKQNRRVVIALAE from the coding sequence ATGACGCCGATCTTTCGCGAGGACGCTTACGCGACACGCTGTAGCGCCACCGTCACCGCCGTGGACGACCGCGGCATCCGGCTCGACCGCACGGTCTTCTATCCGGCCGGCGGCGGCCAGCCCGGCGATACCGGCGTCCTGCGCCTCGCCGGGGGCGAGATCCGCATCGTCGATACGGTCAAGGGCGATGGCGGCCCGGACGACGTCATCCATGTCCCGGAGGCCGGCGCCGCCCTGCCCGCCCCCGGCGATCCGGTCGAAGGGGAGATCGACTGGGAGCGCCGGCACCGCCACATGCGCATGCACACGGCGATGCACCTGCTTTGCGCCGTGGTGCCGGGCTCGGTCACCGGCGGCCAGATCGGCGCCGACAAGAGCCGCCTGGACTTCAACGTCCCGGCGGAAAGCCTGGACAAGGACGCCATCGCGGAGAAGCTGAACGCGCTGATCGCCGCCGACACGCCGGTCTCCACGCAGTGGATCACCGACGAGGAGATGGCGGCCAAGCCGGACCTCGTCCGCACCATGTCGGTGAAGCCGCCGACCGGCAGCGGCCGGGTGCGGCTGCTGAACGTCGAGGGGGTGGACCTGCAGCCCTGCGGCGGCACCCACGTCCGGCGCACCGGCGAGATCGGCCGGGTCGAGGTCGTGAAGATCGAGAACAAGGGTAAACAGAACCGGCGCGTCGTGATCGCGCTGGCCGAGTGA